A genomic window from Punica granatum isolate Tunisia-2019 chromosome 2, ASM765513v2, whole genome shotgun sequence includes:
- the LOC116193481 gene encoding probable BOI-related E3 ubiquitin-protein ligase 3 — translation MAIQAQAYQDNLLGFPVCGNSQDFFMANGDGSGVNGCGGSDFNAQQLLRKQLQQQFIMQQQQQRNHQSLYLDSTRVSGVGDKRFAPVMYQPQSQSIPALIDQHDREIDQYLRMQNERLRVALQEQRKRQMAELLKRAESRSQMLIAQKDQEIAQASQKAAELQDLLVKLEMESEAWRRVAQENEAMVSSLNNTLDELRRDRACSTSGPLESCCEVGNRGAIRSSDDQEGIGENIVPAGGVARTGEAAALASCRGCGARAANVLFLPCRHLSACGTCAAVLDFCPVCNTAKKACMEALI, via the exons ATGGCTATTCAGGCACAGGCTTATCAGGACAATCTCCTCGGGTTTCCTGTCTGTGGGAATTCCCAGGATTTCTTCATGGCGAACGGCGACGGCAGCGGCGTCAATGGGTGTGGAGGGTCGGATTTCAATGCCCAGCAGCTCTTGCGTAAGCAGCTCCAGCAGCAATTCATcatgcagcagcagcagcagaggaATCACCAGTCTCTCTATTTGGATAGCACGAGGGTTAGCGGCGTTGGTGACAAGAGATTTGCTCCCGTAATGTATCAGCCTCAGAGTCAGAGTATTCCGGCGCTGATCGATCAGCATGATCGAGAGATCGATCAGTATCTCCGTATGCAG AACGAGAGGTTGAGGGTGGCGCTGCAAGAGCAGAGGAAGAGGCAGATGGCTGAGCTCTTGAAGCGGGCCGAGTCGAGGTCCCAAATGCTGATAGCCCAGAAGGACCAGGAGATTGCGCAGGCCTCCCAGAAGGCGGCCGAGCTGCAGGACCTGCTGGTGAAGCTCGAGATGGAGAGCGAGGCGTGGCGCCGGGTGGCGCAGGAGAATGAGGCGATGGTGTCGTCCCTCAACAACACCCTGGATGAGCTGAGGAGGGACAGGGCGTGCTCGACATCGGGCCCGTTGGAGTCCTGCTGTGAGGTCGGGAACCGGGGAGCAATTCGATCATCGGATGACCAAGAAGGAATTGGGGAGAACATCGTGCCGGCAGGGGGGGTTGCGAGGACAGGGGAGGCAGCGGCTTTGGCCTCCTGCAGGGGCTGTGGCGCCAGGGCTGCGAACGTGCTGTTTCTGCCGTGCCGGCACCTGAGCGCATGCGGGACATGCGCGGCGGTTCTCGACTTCTGTCCCGTATGTAATACGGCGaagaaggcttgcatggaggcctTGATTTGA